The Lactuca sativa cultivar Salinas chromosome 2, Lsat_Salinas_v11, whole genome shotgun sequence genome includes a window with the following:
- the LOC111886347 gene encoding uncharacterized protein LOC111886347 — MHLESMGISNAINEFNNCLAQEKTTTQVFLRKHIDEMLRFEYLDVTDPSILRNLLKERFDHQKDVILPNARDLWRTLRFQDFKKVNEYNSTLLRICSQLKYYGQEVTDEDMLEKTYSTFHAPNITLMQQYQMQKFTRYSELNACLLVAEKNNELLMKNHESRPTGSVALPEANATNTDGHQNNTRGRRRGCGRGQGCGYFNRNQSHNQNHNFGHGQGNNRGRSQKRNNYQSSQRNNVHTQDKAKVARHDTRTSQKYDGSCYKCGSTGHWSRTCRTPAHLFQLYQESIKGKGKKENLIDNVEFTPLTFDDLCNDMEDVN; from the coding sequence ATGCATCTTGAGTCGATGGGAATCTCAAATGCTATAAATGAATTTAATAATTGCTTGGCACAAGAAAAAACAACAACACAAGTTTTCCTTCGAAAGCATATTGATGAAATGTTGAGATTTGAATATCTTGATGTTACTGATCCAAGTATTTTGCGGAATCTTTTGAAAGAAAGATTTGATCATCAAAAGGACGTTATACTTCCAAATGCTAGAGATTTATGGAGAACACTGAGGTTTCAAGACTTCAAGAAAGTAAATGAATACAACTCAACTTTGTTAAGAATATGTTCACAACTCAAGTATTATGGACAAGAAGTTACTGATGAAGATATGTTGGAGAAAacttactccacatttcatgcacCAAACATTACTTTGATGCAACAATATCAGATGCAAAAGTTCACAAGATATTCTGAACTGAATGCATGCCTGCTTGTTGCAGAGAAAAACAATGAACTCTTGATGAAAAACCATGAATCTCGTCCAACGGGATCAGTAGCACTTCCTGAAGCAAATGCTACAAATACTGATGGTCATCAAAACAATACACGTGGACGACGGCGTGGTTGTGGTCGAGGACAAGGCTGTGGCTATTTTAATCGAAACCAAAGCCATAATCAGAACCATAATTTTGGTCATGGACAAGGTAATAATCGTGGTCGTAGCCAGAAAAGGAATAATTACCAATCTTCACAAAGAAACAATGTCCATACCCAAGATAAGGCCAAAGTGGCAAGGCATGATACTAGGACATCACAAAAATATGATGGTTCATGTTATAAATGTGGTAGCACAGGCCATTGGTCAAGGACCTGTCGCACACCTGCACATCTTTTTCAACTTTATCAAGAGTCcattaaaggaaaaggaaaaaaagaAAACCTCATTGATAATGTTGAATTCACTCCGCTAACTTTTGATGATTTATGCAATGACATGGAAGACGtaaactaa